The following DNA comes from Mycolicibacterium aromaticivorans JS19b1 = JCM 16368.
GTCAACAGGCCGGCCACGACATCAACTACATCTCGCTCAACGGCTTGCTGCACGCCGTTGGCCGGGTCAACGAACGTCCCGTCCCGCCGCTGAACCTGGCCGGCGACTTCGGTGGCGGCTCGATGTTCCTGCTGGTCGGCATCTTGTCCGCGCTGTGGGAGCGGGAGCGCTCCGGCAAGGGCCAGGTGATCGACGCGGCGATGGTCGACGGGTCCAGCGTGCTGGCCCAGATGATGTGGGCATTCCGCCACATGGGCATGTGGAGCGACGAGCGCGGAACCAACATGCTCGACACCGGTGCGCCCTACTACGACACCTACGAGTGTTCCGACGGGCGGTACGTCGCGGTCGGCGCGATCGAGCCGCAGTTCTACGCCGAACTGATCGAGAAGCTCGGTCTCAACGACGCCGACCTGCCCGATCAGAACGACATCACCCGCTGGCCGGAACTGCGCGCGGTGCTCACGGACACCTTCGGCAAGCACGAGCGCGACCACTGGGCCACGGTGTTCGCCGGAAGCGACGCCTGCTGCACGCCGGTGCTGTCGTTCGCCGAGGTCGACACCGAACCGCACAACACCGAGCGCAACACCTTCTACACCGAGGCGGGCTCGACGTTCCCGGCCCCCGCCCCCCGGTTCTCCCGGACCGGGCTCGACACCCCGGCCGCACCCGGCGTACCGGGAGCCGACAACGAGGCCGTCCTGCGCGACTGGGTATAG
Coding sequences within:
- a CDS encoding CaiB/BaiF CoA transferase family protein produces the protein MAGPLHGLRVIELAGIGPGPHAAMILGDLGADVVRIDRLGKGTGTPSNDYLLRNRRSVGANLKDPNDRDMVLGLIAKADVLIEGFRPGVTERLGLGPEDCAKVNERLIYGRMTGWGQEGPRSQQAGHDINYISLNGLLHAVGRVNERPVPPLNLAGDFGGGSMFLLVGILSALWERERSGKGQVIDAAMVDGSSVLAQMMWAFRHMGMWSDERGTNMLDTGAPYYDTYECSDGRYVAVGAIEPQFYAELIEKLGLNDADLPDQNDITRWPELRAVLTDTFGKHERDHWATVFAGSDACCTPVLSFAEVDTEPHNTERNTFYTEAGSTFPAPAPRFSRTGLDTPAAPGVPGADNEAVLRDWV